The DNA segment GCGTCTGAATATTGCCTGCGAGGTGATGCTTTTGATTACCCGTATTACTTGCCCACCAGAATATTTTGGCAAAAACCTGCACAAAAAATGAACATGGTTCTGGTCGAACCCAATTGTTTGCGTTTCTATTTCATAGCGCTGCGGTTTTTTACACTTGCTTCTGGTTTCATCCAAACAATGTCGTCAATGAAATCCCATCCCATTTCCATCAAGTAATGATGAATGTCAAAAGTCAGCGTGATTGTAGGTCTTGTTTCCTTCTTTGGTTTTTTCTTGATTATGAATTTCCAAATTAGTCCACCGATGGCTGCTGCTAAAATGACCGCTAATGGCCAAATGAAATGTTCCCAAACCTGTTTGTTGTTTTGGAGTCCATTT comes from the Bacteroidota bacterium genome and includes:
- a CDS encoding transposase, whose translation is MDETRSKCKKPQRYEIETQTIGFDQNHVHFLCRFLPKYSGGQVIRVIKSITSQAIFRR